The following are encoded together in the Halalkalibaculum roseum genome:
- the rplQ gene encoding 50S ribosomal protein L17, giving the protein MRHLVKGRKLGRTTSHRAATLSALSVALIKEHRIVTTLPKAKELRTFIEPLITKAKEDTSHNRRQVFSKLKDKQAVSHLFGEISDKVGDRPGGYTRVIKMGSRAGDSADMAVIELVDYNDIKPEDSTKTKRTRRAGKSSSSSTKKSKGTKASKKKETEAKKESKEDESSSGKSEEE; this is encoded by the coding sequence ATGCGTCATTTAGTTAAAGGAAGAAAATTAGGTCGTACTACTTCACATCGTGCTGCTACGCTGAGTGCATTATCCGTAGCTTTGATTAAAGAGCACCGAATAGTTACGACATTGCCTAAGGCAAAAGAGCTTCGTACGTTTATTGAGCCTCTGATCACCAAGGCAAAAGAAGATACTTCTCATAATCGTCGCCAGGTCTTTTCAAAACTGAAAGACAAGCAGGCAGTTTCTCACCTCTTCGGAGAAATTTCCGATAAGGTAGGTGATCGTCCCGGCGGATATACCCGTGTTATCAAGATGGGATCCCGTGCAGGAGACTCTGCCGACATGGCTGTCATAGAGCTCGTTGATTACAACGATATCAAACCAGAAGACAGTACTAAGACCAAGCGTACGCGACGAGCCGGCAAATCTTCTTCAAGCTCTACCAAAAAGAGTAAAGGGACTAAAGCTTCCAAGAAGAAAGAAACGGAAGCTAAGAAAGAGTCCAAAGAAGATGAATCTTCATCAGGCAAATCTGAAGAAGAATAG
- a CDS encoding DNA-directed RNA polymerase subunit alpha: protein MSNYSIQMPESLEVEESKDTFGTFVLQPLERGFGVTIGNSFRRILLSSLPGIAINAVKINGVEHEYSSIQGVKEDVYEIILNLKEVRFSQVEQSSGIIHITKKGEGKLTADDIAEATADYEVLNKDLVIATMSEDAELEIELRVGRGRGYVPAEEQNFDSEEDVNLIPIDAIYTPIKQVKFNVDNVRVGQRTDYEKLTMDITTDGSVNAKEALTIAGKILKEHIEKFITEKIDEPFTQEEEEVDAEKQRIANLLKTSIEDLNLSVRAYNCLKSANINTIGELVSRDEQDLLKFRNFGKKSLAELVEVIEDKNLHFGMDVSKFLDKS, encoded by the coding sequence ATGAGCAACTATAGTATTCAAATGCCCGAGAGTTTAGAGGTAGAAGAATCCAAAGACACTTTTGGGACTTTTGTTCTACAACCTTTGGAAAGAGGTTTCGGTGTTACCATAGGAAACTCTTTCCGTAGAATCCTTCTCTCATCCCTACCCGGAATTGCCATTAATGCCGTTAAGATCAACGGTGTTGAGCATGAATATTCCAGCATTCAGGGTGTGAAAGAGGATGTTTATGAAATTATTCTAAACCTGAAAGAAGTTCGCTTCAGCCAGGTAGAACAGAGTAGTGGAATCATCCATATTACCAAGAAAGGTGAAGGCAAACTTACTGCTGATGATATTGCAGAGGCTACAGCCGATTATGAAGTCCTGAATAAAGACCTTGTTATCGCCACGATGTCTGAAGATGCCGAGCTTGAAATTGAACTTCGTGTCGGACGCGGAAGAGGTTACGTACCTGCCGAAGAACAGAATTTCGATTCAGAAGAGGATGTAAACCTCATTCCCATAGATGCTATCTACACACCGATCAAACAAGTGAAATTTAATGTAGATAATGTTCGTGTAGGTCAGCGTACAGACTATGAAAAGCTGACTATGGACATTACTACCGATGGTTCCGTTAATGCGAAGGAAGCACTGACTATCGCCGGTAAAATTCTCAAAGAGCATATTGAGAAATTCATCACAGAAAAAATTGATGAGCCATTCACTCAGGAAGAGGAAGAGGTTGATGCTGAAAAACAGAGAATTGCAAATCTGCTTAAAACAAGCATTGAAGATTTGAATCTCAGCGTCCGTGCCTACAACTGCCTGAAATCAGCCAACATCAATACCATTGGTGAGCTTGTTTCCAGAGATGAACAGGATCTGCTAAAGTTCAGAAACTTCGGTAAGAAGTCACTGGCTGAGTTGGTTGAAGTGATCGAAGACAAGAATCTCCATTTTGGAATGGATGTCTCAAAATTTTTGGATAAATCATAA
- the rpsD gene encoding 30S ribosomal protein S4: MARYRGPKQKKARRFREPIFGPSKALERKPYGPGQHGRSRYSRKSEYAIQLEEKQKAKYTYGLLEKQFANLFHKANAKDGVTGEILLQYLESRLDNTVFRLGIARTRRQARQLVSHKHIVVNGEVVNIPSYHLKPGDVISVRPKSKNLEVIEDSLQHAPTSKYKWLEIDKKSKSGKYLNNPTLEEIPENINVQLIVELYSK, encoded by the coding sequence ATGGCAAGATATAGAGGTCCAAAACAAAAGAAAGCAAGACGTTTCAGAGAACCCATTTTTGGTCCAAGTAAGGCACTTGAAAGAAAGCCTTACGGTCCGGGTCAGCATGGACGTTCCAGATATTCCAGAAAATCGGAATATGCTATACAGCTTGAAGAGAAGCAGAAAGCCAAGTACACTTACGGATTGTTGGAGAAGCAATTTGCAAATCTTTTCCACAAAGCCAATGCTAAAGACGGTGTAACCGGTGAAATTCTTCTTCAATATCTCGAAAGCCGTCTTGACAACACTGTTTTCCGTTTGGGAATTGCCAGAACCAGACGTCAAGCCCGGCAGCTGGTCAGCCACAAGCACATTGTGGTAAATGGTGAGGTAGTGAATATTCCATCTTACCATCTCAAGCCCGGTGACGTTATTTCTGTTCGTCCGAAGTCGAAGAATCTGGAAGTAATTGAGGATTCACTTCAGCATGCACCGACCAGCAAGTACAAATGGCTCGAGATCGATAAGAAATCCAAGTCAGGTAAATATTTAAACAACCCGACTCTGGAAGAGATCCCCGAGAACATTAACGTTCAGCTTATTGTTGAGCTGTACTCCAAGTAA
- the rpsK gene encoding 30S ribosomal protein S11, which translates to MAKKQRKPAAGKRKKRKQLSDPNGMAFIKATFNNVLVTITDADGNALSWSSAGKEGFKGSRKNTPYAAQLSSETAATAAYEMGLRRVEVFVKGPGSGREAAIRALSSSGLEVTSIKDRTPIPHNGCRPPKRRRV; encoded by the coding sequence ATGGCAAAGAAACAGAGAAAACCTGCAGCAGGTAAAAGAAAAAAGAGGAAGCAACTTTCTGATCCAAATGGAATGGCTTTTATCAAGGCCACTTTCAATAATGTATTGGTAACTATTACCGATGCTGATGGAAATGCCTTATCCTGGTCATCAGCCGGGAAGGAAGGCTTTAAGGGTTCCAGAAAGAATACTCCTTACGCGGCACAACTGAGTTCCGAGACAGCTGCAACCGCAGCTTATGAAATGGGACTGCGTCGTGTAGAAGTGTTTGTTAAGGGTCCGGGATCAGGAAGAGAAGCAGCAATACGTGCTTTATCCTCCAGCGGACTTGAGGTAACATCTATCAAAGATCGCACGCCTATTCCGCACAATGGCTGCAGACCACCCAAACGACGAAGAGTTTAA
- the rpsM gene encoding 30S ribosomal protein S13 encodes MARIAGIDLPKDKRGEIGLTYIYGIGRSTAQEILDSLDIDRSTKVKDWTDDQVAELRKKIDSEYKVEGALRTEVNQNIRRLIEIGSYRGTRHRKGLPVRGQRTQTNARTRKGKRRTVAGKKKVSK; translated from the coding sequence ATGGCAAGAATTGCTGGAATTGACTTACCAAAAGATAAACGTGGCGAAATAGGCCTTACCTACATTTATGGTATTGGTCGTTCAACTGCTCAGGAAATTCTTGATAGCCTGGACATCGACCGAAGTACCAAAGTAAAAGACTGGACGGACGATCAGGTTGCAGAACTTCGAAAGAAGATAGATTCGGAGTACAAGGTTGAAGGTGCACTTCGTACCGAAGTAAACCAAAACATTCGCCGTCTGATTGAAATCGGTTCCTACAGAGGAACACGACATAGAAAAGGCCTGCCGGTAAGGGGTCAACGGACTCAGACAAACGCCAGAACCCGAAAAGGGAAGCGGCGCACGGTAGCCGGTAAGAAAAAAGTTTCGAAGTAA
- the rpmJ gene encoding 50S ribosomal protein L36: protein MKTKSSVKKRSADDKIVRRNGRVYVINKKNPRHKQRQG, encoded by the coding sequence ATGAAGACCAAATCTTCAGTTAAGAAAAGAAGCGCAGACGACAAAATTGTTCGACGCAATGGTCGCGTATATGTAATCAACAAGAAAAATCCACGCCACAAGCAACGGCAGGGATAA
- the infA gene encoding translation initiation factor IF-1: MAKEEPIKQDGEIIEALPNAQFRVELDNGHEILAHVSGKMRMHYIKILPGDRVAVEMSPYDLSKGRITYRYK; this comes from the coding sequence ATGGCTAAAGAAGAGCCAATTAAACAAGACGGAGAAATTATTGAAGCACTGCCCAATGCACAATTTCGGGTAGAGCTGGATAACGGGCATGAAATTCTGGCCCATGTATCCGGCAAAATGAGAATGCACTATATTAAAATTCTCCCCGGCGACCGAGTCGCGGTGGAGATGTCACCATACGATCTTTCTAAAGGTCGTATCACGTATCGTTATAAATAA
- the map gene encoding type I methionyl aminopeptidase — protein sequence MIFLKSESEIEKMRDSAQLVSRTLAEVAKHIEPGVTTAKLDRVAEEYIERYNGRPAFKGYGTDKNPFPATLCISINEEVVHGIPSEKRNLKEGDVVSIDCGVEKNGYFGDHAYTFAVGECDEKTLDLLRTTLESLYKGIDKTVHGNKVGDISNAVQNHCENKGYGVVRDLVGHGLGKSLHEDPSVPNFGKPGRGERLRSGMTLAIEPMITMGGWKVKTLNDGWTVVTEDQSIAAHYEHDVVVREGKAEILSTFDYIDEITKSRINAKIENG from the coding sequence ATGATATTTCTGAAGAGTGAATCGGAAATTGAAAAAATGCGTGATAGTGCGCAGCTTGTTTCGCGCACGCTTGCAGAAGTGGCGAAACATATTGAACCGGGTGTAACCACCGCCAAGCTGGACCGGGTAGCCGAAGAATATATTGAAAGATATAACGGCCGTCCCGCTTTTAAGGGATATGGAACTGACAAAAATCCGTTTCCGGCAACACTATGTATTTCGATTAATGAAGAAGTAGTTCACGGAATACCCAGCGAGAAAAGAAACTTGAAAGAAGGCGATGTTGTTTCCATAGACTGCGGGGTAGAGAAAAACGGCTACTTCGGTGATCATGCCTACACCTTTGCGGTAGGCGAGTGCGATGAAAAAACGTTAGATCTTTTAAGAACAACACTTGAATCGCTCTATAAAGGTATTGATAAGACCGTTCACGGCAACAAAGTGGGCGATATTTCAAATGCCGTGCAGAATCATTGTGAAAACAAAGGATACGGTGTGGTAAGAGACCTGGTTGGACACGGCTTGGGTAAATCGCTGCATGAAGATCCTTCGGTCCCGAATTTCGGCAAGCCCGGCAGGGGCGAACGATTACGATCAGGGATGACCTTGGCCATTGAGCCGATGATCACGATGGGCGGTTGGAAGGTTAAAACACTGAATGACGGATGGACCGTTGTTACTGAAGACCAAAGCATCGCCGCTCATTACGAGCACGATGTAGTTGTACGTGAAGGAAAGGCTGAAATTCTCAGTACTTTTGATTATATTGATGAGATAACAAAAAGTCGAATTAACGCAAAGATTGAGAATGGCTAA
- the secY gene encoding preprotein translocase subunit SecY, whose amino-acid sequence MSLVENFRNIFKIEELKNRILYVVGILMVYRIGSYVTLPGVDASQLVQSTGNASSLLGLFDMFVGGAFTRAGVFALGIMPYITAAIIIQLMGAVVPYFQKLQREGEEGRRKINRLTRYGTVGITLVQSIGFAINLMATSPNAIVVSNVTFVITSMIILTAGTTFVMWLGERITERGIGNGISILIMIGIIAALPTNLINEVTTKSNAIIVIAELAALILVIAACVVLTQGVRKVPVQYAKRVVGRKVYGGTTQYLPLKVNAAGVMPIIFAQSIMFIPSTVGTFFPNNETVQMLTAWSSDFTGITYSIIFFIICVFFTYFYTAISVNPREMADTMKRQGGFIPGVRPGKQTVEFIDNILTKVTLPGALFLGFVAILPAFAARLGVTPGFAMFYGGTSLLIIVGVAIDTLQQIESHLMMRHYDGFMKTGKIKGRRRA is encoded by the coding sequence ATGAGTTTAGTAGAAAACTTTCGAAATATATTTAAGATTGAGGAGCTGAAAAATCGCATCCTCTACGTGGTCGGTATATTGATGGTTTACCGAATCGGAAGTTATGTGACGCTGCCCGGCGTGGACGCTTCACAACTGGTACAGAGTACCGGAAATGCTTCCAGCTTGCTGGGACTTTTCGATATGTTTGTTGGAGGTGCCTTTACACGGGCCGGTGTATTTGCATTGGGTATTATGCCTTACATTACAGCGGCAATTATTATTCAGCTAATGGGGGCAGTAGTTCCTTATTTCCAAAAGCTTCAGCGAGAAGGAGAAGAAGGACGACGAAAAATTAACCGGTTAACCCGGTACGGTACCGTTGGAATTACTCTTGTACAGTCTATAGGGTTTGCGATAAACCTGATGGCGACTTCACCGAATGCTATTGTGGTTAGTAATGTGACGTTTGTCATTACTTCTATGATCATACTGACAGCGGGGACTACATTTGTAATGTGGCTCGGTGAACGTATTACGGAAAGAGGCATCGGAAACGGTATATCGATTCTTATAATGATCGGTATTATAGCTGCTTTGCCAACGAATCTGATCAATGAGGTCACCACCAAAAGCAATGCCATTATCGTAATAGCTGAACTTGCAGCACTAATACTAGTCATTGCAGCTTGTGTGGTATTAACCCAGGGGGTACGAAAAGTTCCTGTGCAGTATGCCAAGAGGGTTGTCGGAAGAAAAGTTTACGGTGGAACCACACAGTACCTGCCGCTGAAAGTTAATGCCGCAGGTGTAATGCCGATTATCTTTGCTCAGTCTATCATGTTTATCCCGAGTACGGTGGGAACGTTCTTTCCCAATAACGAAACTGTGCAAATGTTGACAGCGTGGTCATCTGACTTTACGGGAATAACGTACTCGATCATATTCTTCATTATCTGTGTGTTCTTTACATACTTCTATACAGCAATCTCGGTTAATCCGAGAGAAATGGCCGACACTATGAAACGACAGGGTGGATTTATCCCCGGCGTACGTCCAGGCAAACAAACTGTAGAATTTATTGACAACATTCTTACTAAGGTGACACTACCTGGAGCTTTGTTCCTGGGCTTTGTTGCCATCTTGCCGGCCTTTGCTGCACGGCTGGGTGTAACCCCGGGGTTTGCCATGTTCTATGGCGGCACCAGCCTGTTAATTATAGTCGGTGTAGCAATTGACACCCTACAGCAGATTGAAAGTCACCTGATGATGCGTCACTACGATGGATTTATGAAGACAGGCAAGATCAAAGGTAGACGCAGGGCCTGA
- the rplO gene encoding 50S ribosomal protein L15: MDLSNLKAPKPNQKDRKRIGRGQGSGHGSHTVGRGHNGQKSRSGFKVRFWFEGGQMPLQRRIPKFGFKNPFRTEYVPLNVDTIDAFVEDGRLGKTITLSDLEEVGLIDNGDLVKLLGRGEISSEVEIEVHDFSKSGKEKVEKAGGSVTTIES; this comes from the coding sequence ATGGATTTAAGTAATTTAAAAGCTCCAAAACCGAATCAAAAAGACCGCAAGCGTATCGGACGCGGGCAAGGTTCAGGACACGGTAGCCACACTGTTGGTCGTGGTCATAACGGACAGAAGTCACGAAGCGGTTTCAAAGTGCGATTCTGGTTCGAAGGCGGACAGATGCCACTTCAGCGACGCATTCCAAAGTTCGGGTTCAAGAATCCGTTCCGTACTGAGTATGTACCCTTGAACGTAGATACTATTGATGCATTTGTTGAAGACGGACGTCTCGGAAAGACAATTACCTTGTCTGACCTCGAAGAAGTAGGATTGATTGATAATGGTGATCTTGTGAAACTGTTGGGAAGAGGGGAAATCTCTTCAGAAGTAGAAATTGAAGTTCACGATTTCAGCAAGTCTGGTAAAGAAAAAGTAGAAAAAGCCGGCGGTTCAGTTACTACTATAGAATCATAA